In the genome of Magnolia sinica isolate HGM2019 chromosome 2, MsV1, whole genome shotgun sequence, one region contains:
- the LOC131236422 gene encoding heat stress transcription factor B-4 produces MALMLDNCEGILLSLDSHKSVPAPFLTKTYQLVDDPSTDHIVSWGEDDTTFVVWRPPEFARDLLPNYFKHNNFSSFVRQLNTYGFRKIVPDRWEFANEFFKKGDKHLLCEIHRRKTSQPQVTVSHHHHHPSIGGPVAAPVFFQYPGRGSISPSESDEQANWYESSSPLSSPRAAAAAGVSVAALSEDNERLRRSNSMLLSELAHMKKLYNDIIYFVQNHVRPVTPSTAFPSSLMICNTSIATAAASAVQKPLHQLLEFHQSLPKQAHVKGSLNSTSTSSSSLTVVEETYNHNKTHNNNNNNNDNNNSNNGSRPKLFGVPLHSKKRLHPEPTSPSRNVETMKARFVLRKEDLGLNLMPPSPC; encoded by the exons atGGCCCTTATGTTAGATAATTGCGAGGGAATCCTACTCTCTTTAGACTCCCACAAGTCCGTCCCAGCACCTTTTCTTACCAAAACCTACCAGCTTGTCGACGATCCTTCTACCGATCACATCGTCTCCTGGGGCGAGGACGACACCACGTTCGTTGTCTGGCGCCCTCCTGAGTTCGCACGCGACCTTCTCCCCAACTACTTCAAACACAACAACTTCTCCAGCTTTGTTCGCCAGCTCAACACCTAC GGATTTAGGAAGATCGTTCCTGATAGATGGGAGTTTGCAAACGAGTTCTTCAAGAAGGGAGACAAGCATTTGCTGTGCGAGATCCATCGAAGGAAGACATCCCAACCGCAAGTTACAGTAagccaccaccatcaccacccttccATTGGTGGGCCAGTGGCAGCACCCGTATTCTTTCAGTACCCGGGAAGGGGTAGCATCTCACCGTCCGAATCAGACGAGCAGGCGAACTGGTATGAATCGTCGTCGCCGTTGTCGTCTCCAAGGGCGGCGGCTGCGGCGGGAGTATCTGTCGCTGCCCTCTCAGAAGATAACGAGCGGCTTCGACGCAGCAATTCCATGCTTCTTTCGGAGCTGGCCCATATGAAGAAGCTGTACAATGACATTATCTACTTCGTGCAGAATCATGTGAGGCCTGTGACTCCCAGCACTGCATTCCCTTCTTCTCTCATGATCTGTAATACTAGtattgctactgctgctgcttcaGCAGTGCAAAAGCCTCTCCATCAGCTTCTTGAGTTTCATCAGTCTCTCCCAAAACAAGCTCATGTCAAGGGCTCTTTGAACTCTACCAGTACTTCAAGCAGCTCGTTGACTGTGGTTGAAGAAACTTACAACCACAACAagacccacaacaataataacaacaacaacgataacaacaacagcaacaatgGATCTCGTCCAAAGCTGTTTGGAGTGCCTCTACATTCCAAGAAGAGATTACACCCCGAGCCCACATCGCCGTCGAGGAATGTCGAGACGATGAAGGCTCGCTTCGTGTTGAGGAAAGAAGACTTGGGATTGAATCTCATGCCTCCTTCTCCATGTTAG